DNA sequence from the Bacteroidales bacterium genome:
CGATACTTCCCGAAATTCGCAAAAAAAGCTGAGCGGATTGCAACCGTATCGGAATACTCAAAGCAGGACATAGTAAAAACCTACGGTGTGAACCCCGACAAGATTGATGTGGTTTACAATGGTTCCAATCCTTTATATAAACCGGTCAGCGAATCTGTGAAGCAGGAAACATTACAAAAGTATTCTGCCTGCAAACCCTATTTTGTTTTCGTTGGAGCGCTTCATCCGCGGAAAAACCTTGTGAACCTTTTTAAGGCTTTTGATATTTTTCGTAAAGAAAATACTGAAAACATCAACCTGCTTATTGTTGGCGCAAAGATGTGGTGGACCAAAGCCATTGAGCAGGCTTACAACGAAATGGTTTTCAAGAATGATGTTGTTTTTACCGGAAGGCTAAATACAGAAGAACTCAACAAAGTGCTGGGTTCTGCGTTGGCGCTTACCTATGTTTCTTATTTTGAAGGATTTGGAATTCCCATTATAGAAGCGTTTTATTGCGATACCCCTGTAATCACATCAAATATTACATCCATGCCCGAAGCAGCCGGTGATGCAGCATTACTTGTCAACCCGTTTTCGCCCAATTCCATTGCAGAAGCTATGCATGATGTAGTTTCAAACAAAGAACTTCGCCAAGATCTTATTAGCAAGGGGAGGCTACGCAGGCAGCATTTCTCATGGCAGCAAACCGCTGATAGGTTATGGGGAACAATTGAAAAGGTTTTGTAATCAAAATCAGATTTGAGTCTTATTCCCTATATTTCTCCGATGCAGAGAAGCCCTTTGGGGAAGAGTTGGCAGTTGGCAATGAGCAGTCGGCAAAAGCCCTAAGCAGCATCACTGCATACTGCATCACAAAAAATGCGATTCCGCACATGCGGGATTGGTTAGTATCGAACCCCAAACGCCTATTCCAGATTAAAGAATTATAAAATATTTACCTCGGTGTCGAGAATGATTTGGAAGCGGTTAAAAACATCATCTTTGATTCTTGCTGCAAGCTCAAGTAATTGAAGTCCGCTTGCCTGGCCATAATTGACCAAAACCAATGGCTGCTTTTCATGAACACCGGCATCGCCGTAGCGTTTTCCTTTCCAACCACCCTGCTCAATCAGCCATGCAGCAGGAATTTTAACTGAACCGTCGGGTTGTAAAAAAGAAGGTATGGCAGGGTTTGCTGATTTAAGGGCATTAAATTTTGCAGGATCAACAACCGGATTTTTGAAAAAACTCCCGGCATTTCCCAATATTTCAGGATCGGGAAGTTTGCTGCGGCGTATCCGGATTACAGCATCGGCGATATTTCGGATCGTTATCTTTTCACCGGTATCCTGCAGTTCGCCCGAAAGGGCAGGATAGGTAAGGTTTGGTTCGGGCTTTACCGATAATTTCAAGCTGACTGATGTTATTAAAAAACAGTCTTTTAAATCAGACTTAAAAATGCTGTTGCGGTAACCAAAATTACAACCGGGTAATGTAAACCTTCTAGTCTCGAAACTTTTCAAATCCAGGGCTTCCAGATAGCTGAACACATCTTTAAGTTCAATACCATAAGCGCCAATGTTTTGAATAGGCGCCGCACCAACCGTTCCTGGAATAAAGGATAAATTTTCGAGTCCACCCCAGCCATGGTTCACACAATACTCAACAAGATTGCTCCAATCCTCACCAGCGCCAGCATTTACAACCACCTCATTTTCTCCCACAAAATCATGACTGATACCTTTTATATTCACTTTCAGAACCAGTCCATCAAAATCTTTTGTAAACAGAATATTACTTCCACCACCAAGAAGAAATACAGGCAAGTGTTTGAATTTAATGCTGTTTAACAAATCCTGTATCTGAGCAGGATGATCAACAACAGCAAAATATTTTGCCTTTACATCTACACCAAATGTATTATATGGCTTTATTGAAACGTTATTGAGTACCACTATGCAACCTTTCAGAATTAAATCGCATCAAAGATAGGTATTAGGTTTTTTAATACGGTGGTTGTAATGCGAAGCGAGCACTTTTTAGGTTGCACTTATTGAAAACATCCGGGTTGAAGAAAAAGGTAATTGTTTCAGTCATCAACGATTTAGTAAGCGACCGCCGTGTTGACAGGGTCTGCAACACATTGAACGAAATGGGTTTTGAAGTAAAATTGTTAGGTCGGAAATATCACAATAGTCCTGCAATAGGCAAGAGGGCCTATAAAACCCATCGGATGCATTTGATATTCAGGAAAGGCCCTTTCTTCTACGCAGAATATAATATCCGCCTCCTTTTAAAATTGCTCATGCATAAAGCTGACCTGCTTGTTTCAAATGATCTCGATACATTGCTTCCCAATTACCTGGTTCATAAGTTTAAAGGAACACCTTTGGTTTATGATACACATGAATATTTTACCGGGGTTCCTGAACTGGCAGTTCGTAAACGCGTTCGCAAAATCTGGAAAGCAATTGAACGCAGGATTTTTCCCAAGCTACAGCATGTTATCACGGTAAATGAGAGCATTGCAAAGCTTTACCACGAGGAATATGGTAATGACATTCTTGTTGTAAGGAATATTCCTGACACAGTAAAAACTCAACCCCAAACCACTAAATCTGAGCTTGGGCTTCCAACAGAAAAGCGTATTATTTTGCTTCAAGGAGCCGGCATCAACGTTGACCGCGGAGCAGAGGAAGCCATTGATGCCATGCAATACATTGATAATTCTGTGCTCGTAATTCTTGGCGATGGGGATGTTGTGGTTGAGCTTAAGTTAAAAGTGAACAGAATGGGATTGGATCGAAAAGTAAAATTTATTCCCCGCCAGGCACCAGAAATGCTTTTTGAATACACAACCAAAGCCGATATTGGGCTTACATTGGACAAAGACACCAACATTAATTACCGCTATAGTCTGCCCAACAAGTTGTTCGATTATATCCACGCAGGCGTTCCTGTGCTTGCTACTCCACTCGTAGAAATTAAGCAGATTATCGAAAAATATGATGTAGGTTGTCTTATTGATAATCACGAACCGAATCATATTGCTGACAAAATGAAGATGATGCTCGAAAACAGTGAGGACAGAAAAAGGTGGAAAGCAAACCTGAAACTTGCCGCTACTGAACTAACGTGGGAAAACGAAAAAAAAGTACTTACTGATCTATACAGCAAATATGCCTGATAAGCACCTGCATATTATCTCTTTTAACATCCCCTACCCTGCCAATTATGGCGGAGTGATTGATGTTTACTACAAGCTGAAGGCCTTGCATAAGCAAGGTGTAAAGGTGCATCTGCATTGCTTCAAATACGACCGCGAAGGCAATGGCAAGCTTGCTTCGGTTTGTCATAAAGTGCATTATTACAAACGCTTAACCTGGCCTCTTGCAGCTTTCAGTTTAAAACCTTATATAGTTTCGAGCCGGCGTTCAGATGAATTACTTAAGAACCTATTAAAAGACGATTATCCCATCTTATTTGAAGGCTTGCATAGCTGCTATTACATTGATCATCCGAAACTAAAGGATCGCATAAAAGTTTACCGGGAAAGTAATATTGAACACCATTATTACTTTAACCTGGCCAAGGCTGAACGCAACGTATTAAAAAAGGCATATTTCCTGCTTGCCAGCATCAAGCTGAAAATGTATCAGAGAGTTCTTGAGCATGCTCAGTTGATGCTCACTGTTTCAAAGGCGGACACAAAATATCTGCAGACGCATTTTCCACATAAGAGAATAATCCATCTTCCCAGTTTCCACCCAAGTGATGATTTCAATATTCTTGAAGGAAAGGGAGGCTATGCTCTCTACCATGGAAACCTTTCGGTTCCGGAAAACACGATTGCTGCAGAGTTTCTGGCCAAGGAAGTATTTCCGGGAACTCAGGTACCGTTGATCCTTGCAGGATTAAATCCTCCCGAGACACTTAAGAAAATTGCTGGCAATGGTGGTAATATCAGTTTGGTCGCAAATCCATCGGATGAGGAAATGTTTGATCTGATCCGAAATGCGCAGGTAAATGTGCTGGTTACTTTCCAGGGAACCGGATTAAAACTCAAGCTTCTAAACACACTTTACAACGGTCGCCATGTGATTGTGAACAAAACCATTTTAAATGGAACCGGTCTTGATGAACTTTGCACCGTGCGTGAAACTGCCGACACCATAAGGGAAAGCACACTTAATTTATTTGAAAAAGAGTTTGATCAGAACGAACTCCAGCACCGCCGGAAATTACTTAACGGGAATTATTCAAATGAGAGTAACGTCAAAAAATTAATTGAATACATTTTCGGCGAGTGAACTCACCCTTCCGTTTTCACATTTCAAGGTTCTTGACGGGTATTTCCTGATGAGGGAATAATTATGGGTTGCCATGAGCACTGCCCTGCCTGAACGACTGATGTCAAACAGCAAATCCATGATGCCTTCTGAAGTTTCAGGGTCGAGGTTGCCGGTAGGCTCATCGGCTAGAATGATTTCGGGATCGTTGATAAGCGACCTTGCAATAGCCACCCGCTGCTGCTCACCACCCGAAAGTTGATGCGGTAGTTTGAATCCCTTGGTTCCCAGGCCAACTTTATTCAGCACATCCTGCAGTCTTTTTTCCATTTCCCGCTTGTCTTTCCAACCGGTTGCCTTCATCACAAATAAAAGGTTCTCATTTATACTGCGATCCGTTAACAACTGGAAATCCTGGAAAACAATGCCAAGCTTCCTTCTCAATAAGGGAATATCTTTACGTTTCAGCGTGGCGAGTTCGGATCCGGCAACGTTTACATAGCCTTCGGCAACAGGTAAATCAGCATACAGAACCTTTAGCAGGCTGCTTTTACCAGTACCGGTTTTACCAATGAGATACACAAACTCACCTTTCTCAACATTAAGCGTGACCTGAGAAAGTATAAGGATGTTCTTCTGAAAAATAGAAACATTGTTAAGTTCAATTACCGTGTCGAGCGCCATGGGATTGTATTAGTTGAAAGGCAAAATTAGGTAATAAAATTGTGATGCAGTGTTGTTGTGAAGCTGTGAAGCTGTGATGCATTGATGCTGTGATGCTGTGATGTTGAATAGAAGCCAAAGCAAAGAGAGTATAATTAGTATTGCATCATTGCGTAATTTTTTGTGAAAGATTGAGGAGATAGTCTTTACTGGCCGGGCCTTCATTGAAAAGCAAGTCAATGATGCTGAGATCAGGTATAAAAGGAAATTTAGTGCTAAAAACCTGTGTGTATGGTGGGAATAAATCCATGGAAAGAAATGCCTTCTTGGGATGAATTGAATTGCGTAAGTCAATCAGGTCTTTCGGGTCTTTCTCAAAGTCGATGGAAAGGCTGACTGGTTTTTCAATCTCGAGTAATTCAAGCAGGAGTTCGATTAGCGAAAGATTGAGCGCAAATAAAGAGTTTTGTGGTTCGAAAAGAACAAGTTCAATCTTGTCGCGGTAATAGAGAAAGAATGGAGAAGCATTGTAAGTTGTTACAATAGCCCGCCAATGAAGCCGGTTCCAGGCTGATGGGGTTACAATTTGAACTTCTGAAGTTTGAGTTCTGTTTCCGTAAGGTTTTGTTATTGGTACAGAGAGTGACTGCAACCCGTTTGGTCCAAGGATTTGGCAACGATTTCGGTAAGTTTGACGGGAATAAGTCTCACAGGCTTCCAGAATTACTTTATCGTTTTTCAGTATTGCTGCAAACCATGAAATGGGAGGAAAGTAAGCTGTGGAAAGCAAAACTGTGGACGACATACAGGATCACGATTTGACGACAAAGATAAAAAAACATGGGCGCGGCTTCGCCGCGCCCAAACACATAAAATCCGAATCCTAAGAAAAAATCAATCTTTAGTTCGCTTCAGGTTTTTGTTTTAACAAAATATCATTGATAGCCTGTATCAATGAATCCTTTGGCAATGCTCCTGCTGCCATCTGTGGCTGATCGCCAACAGGGCAGAACAATAATGAAGGAATGCTCCGGATGCCAAAAATACCCGCCAGTTCCTGCTCGGCTTCAGTATCAATCTTGTAAATATTGATCTTCCCGGCGTACTCTTTTGATAATTCTTCCAGTATCGGGGCAATCATTTTGCAAGGTGCGCACCAATCGGCATAGAAATCAATGAGGGCAGGAATTTTACCTTCAAATTTCCATTCTTTGTTTTCTTCAAAATTGAATACCTTTTCTAAAAAAGTTGTTTTTGTTAAATGTTCCATTTTAATATTGAGTTAATGGGTTATGTTTTATTTTTCTTCTGTTGGGGCAAGCATAAAATTATCTATCACTTGCTTAAGTGTTTCTTTAGGCAAGGCTCCCTGGCTCATTTGCGGCTGCCCTTTGGCCGGAATAAAAAGCATGGTCGGTATGCTGCGGATGTTGAAAACACGTGCCAGGTCTTTTTCTTTGTCGGTGTCAATTTTATAAATCCTGATCTTGCCTTCATATTCTTTAGCCAGTTCATCAAGAATAGGTGCTACAATACGGCAAGGTGCGCACCAATCGGCATAAAAATCAATGATGGCAGGCAGATCGCCTTCAAATACCCAATCGTTGGGATTGGCCTGGTAGTTATAAACAAGATCCAGAAATTCCTGTTGGTTGATCTTAATCGCTTTTCCTTCATTTGATGAAGAAGAAGTAGCATTTGACGTGGATTGATTGTCTTCACTACCCTGACTGGCGCAACTGGTGGTGAAAAGTGCAATGCTAAGTACAGTTGTTAGAAATATGCTTTTCATGATGTAATTTTTAATTCGCTGCAAAATTAGAAAAATTATTTAATTAAATCGCATTAATATCACTAATTTTGCAAAATAAACACACAATTAGTTTTTTTGTTTAAAGTTCGACCCAAGTAAACATGAACCTTAAAAGCATTTTTTCAGAAGTTTCTTCCAATGTATATTCAACACAGTTTGCTACTGAGGAGGAATGTCTTGCGTTTCTTGCTCAGGCAAAATGGACTGAACAGTTCAGGTGTAAAAAATGCGGACATGATAATTATTGTAAGGGCAAAACACTTTATTCCCGAAGGTGCACACGTTGCAAACATGACGAATCAGCCACGGCCCATACTCCCTTTCATGGTTGCAGGATGCCACTAAATATGGCTTTTCAGATGGCTTACGAGATTTGCTGCCAGCCCGATATTTCCACTTACAAACTTTCCGATATTTATCAAACCCGGCAAATGACTTGTTGGAAGTTAAAGAAGAAAGTGCTTGAATGTATTAATCATTCGTGAAAGCTTCCTTATCCTAAAATGAGTGTCAATATTTTGCCCGACTACAGAAACAATTTAGTAATTTTACGGCCGTAATTTTCCTATCTTAAAATCAATACAACAATATGAAAACTTTTTCTACACAAAACTGGAAGCTAGTAACATTTACATTTCTATTAAGCTTGATCCTGTTTATATTCACACCAAGCCTTCAGGCAGCCTGGTTCGATCGTCTGCCATATTCGGTAACCCAACCCGATGGTAGCACTATTGACTGCTATGCAAGTGGCGACGAATACTTTAACTGGCTCCATGATGAAGACGGCTATACCATTATTGTTGGCGAAGATGGTTTTTACTATTATGGTAAAGTTCAGGGTGAGTTTGTGGTTCCAACAGCATATAGGGTTAATAGCGTTGACCCTGCCGGTATTGGGCTCGAATCCTGGGCTAAGATTTCAAACAAAGAATACCTTAAGCGCAAGGATGCATTTTGGGATGGAGCTGATAAATCAGTAAAAGCCCCACATACCGGCACGCTCAACAGCCTTGTTGTTTAT
Encoded proteins:
- the murB gene encoding UDP-N-acetylmuramate dehydrogenase codes for the protein MVVLNNVSIKPYNTFGVDVKAKYFAVVDHPAQIQDLLNSIKFKHLPVFLLGGGSNILFTKDFDGLVLKVNIKGISHDFVGENEVVVNAGAGEDWSNLVEYCVNHGWGGLENLSFIPGTVGAAPIQNIGAYGIELKDVFSYLEALDLKSFETRRFTLPGCNFGYRNSIFKSDLKDCFLITSVSLKLSVKPEPNLTYPALSGELQDTGEKITIRNIADAVIRIRRSKLPDPEILGNAGSFFKNPVVDPAKFNALKSANPAIPSFLQPDGSVKIPAAWLIEQGGWKGKRYGDAGVHEKQPLVLVNYGQASGLQLLELAARIKDDVFNRFQIILDTEVNIL
- the trxA gene encoding thioredoxin; the encoded protein is MKSIFLTTVLSIALFTTSCASQGSEDNQSTSNATSSSSNEGKAIKINQQEFLDLVYNYQANPNDWVFEGDLPAIIDFYADWCAPCRIVAPILDELAKEYEGKIRIYKIDTDKEKDLARVFNIRSIPTMLFIPAKGQPQMSQGALPKETLKQVIDNFMLAPTEEK
- the trxA gene encoding thioredoxin, with protein sequence MEHLTKTTFLEKVFNFEENKEWKFEGKIPALIDFYADWCAPCKMIAPILEELSKEYAGKINIYKIDTEAEQELAGIFGIRSIPSLLFCPVGDQPQMAAGALPKDSLIQAINDILLKQKPEAN
- a CDS encoding WbqC family protein produces the protein MSSTVLLSTAYFPPISWFAAILKNDKVILEACETYSRQTYRNRCQILGPNGLQSLSVPITKPYGNRTQTSEVQIVTPSAWNRLHWRAIVTTYNASPFFLYYRDKIELVLFEPQNSLFALNLSLIELLLELLEIEKPVSLSIDFEKDPKDLIDLRNSIHPKKAFLSMDLFPPYTQVFSTKFPFIPDLSIIDLLFNEGPASKDYLLNLSQKITQ
- a CDS encoding transposase encodes the protein MNLKSIFSEVSSNVYSTQFATEEECLAFLAQAKWTEQFRCKKCGHDNYCKGKTLYSRRCTRCKHDESATAHTPFHGCRMPLNMAFQMAYEICCQPDISTYKLSDIYQTRQMTCWKLKKKVLECINHS
- a CDS encoding glycosyltransferase family 1 protein, yielding MPDKHLHIISFNIPYPANYGGVIDVYYKLKALHKQGVKVHLHCFKYDREGNGKLASVCHKVHYYKRLTWPLAAFSLKPYIVSSRRSDELLKNLLKDDYPILFEGLHSCYYIDHPKLKDRIKVYRESNIEHHYYFNLAKAERNVLKKAYFLLASIKLKMYQRVLEHAQLMLTVSKADTKYLQTHFPHKRIIHLPSFHPSDDFNILEGKGGYALYHGNLSVPENTIAAEFLAKEVFPGTQVPLILAGLNPPETLKKIAGNGGNISLVANPSDEEMFDLIRNAQVNVLVTFQGTGLKLKLLNTLYNGRHVIVNKTILNGTGLDELCTVRETADTIRESTLNLFEKEFDQNELQHRRKLLNGNYSNESNVKKLIEYIFGE
- a CDS encoding glycosyltransferase family 4 protein → MRIAVNTRLLLKDKLEGIGWFSYESLKRICTQHPEHEFFFIFDRKWSNDFIFSDNITPISVPPQARHPLLYYVWFEHSIPTVLRKIQPDLFFSPDGYLSLRTKVKSVNVFHDLSFEHYPMDVPTVERFYYRRYFPKFAKKAERIATVSEYSKQDIVKTYGVNPDKIDVVYNGSNPLYKPVSESVKQETLQKYSACKPYFVFVGALHPRKNLVNLFKAFDIFRKENTENINLLIVGAKMWWTKAIEQAYNEMVFKNDVVFTGRLNTEELNKVLGSALALTYVSYFEGFGIPIIEAFYCDTPVITSNITSMPEAAGDAALLVNPFSPNSIAEAMHDVVSNKELRQDLISKGRLRRQHFSWQQTADRLWGTIEKVL
- a CDS encoding glycosyltransferase, which translates into the protein MKKKVIVSVINDLVSDRRVDRVCNTLNEMGFEVKLLGRKYHNSPAIGKRAYKTHRMHLIFRKGPFFYAEYNIRLLLKLLMHKADLLVSNDLDTLLPNYLVHKFKGTPLVYDTHEYFTGVPELAVRKRVRKIWKAIERRIFPKLQHVITVNESIAKLYHEEYGNDILVVRNIPDTVKTQPQTTKSELGLPTEKRIILLQGAGINVDRGAEEAIDAMQYIDNSVLVILGDGDVVVELKLKVNRMGLDRKVKFIPRQAPEMLFEYTTKADIGLTLDKDTNINYRYSLPNKLFDYIHAGVPVLATPLVEIKQIIEKYDVGCLIDNHEPNHIADKMKMMLENSEDRKRWKANLKLAATELTWENEKKVLTDLYSKYA
- a CDS encoding ATP-binding cassette domain-containing protein; the encoded protein is MALDTVIELNNVSIFQKNILILSQVTLNVEKGEFVYLIGKTGTGKSSLLKVLYADLPVAEGYVNVAGSELATLKRKDIPLLRRKLGIVFQDFQLLTDRSINENLLFVMKATGWKDKREMEKRLQDVLNKVGLGTKGFKLPHQLSGGEQQRVAIARSLINDPEIILADEPTGNLDPETSEGIMDLLFDISRSGRAVLMATHNYSLIRKYPSRTLKCENGRVSSLAENVFN